CAAATTCAGCCAGAAGAGTTTGAAAATAGAAAGTGCCGATGATCTGCTGAATATAATATTCCAGAAGATAGAGTTTCTGGTTTTTATCTTGAAGCGCATTGATAAGATATTGCATCAGAAGCGCCTCGTTAGTGGTCGAAGCCACCTCAGCCGTAAAAGTTGTGTGGCCTGCATAGATGTAAGGCTCGTTCTGGTTAGTATAATACCTGTGCAATGAATGCCCCATCTCGTGGGCAAGGGTGAACATATTTTCCAGGGTATTATTATAATTCATCAACACATAGGGATGAGTGGAGTAAGCTCCCCAGGAATAGCCACCGCTGTTTTTTCCTTCGGTCTCGAAGACGTCTACCCATCCGGAGGAGAGCCCCGTCTTCAAATCCCGGATATACTCTTTTCCCAGAGGAGCCAGCCCGGTCTGGACGAGCTTCAAGGCAGAATCATAAGGTATCTCCATTTTCGCCTCAGGAACCAGAGGGACATATAAATCATAGGAATAAAGAGTATCATATTTCAGATATTTCTTTTTTAGAGCTACAAATCTATGTAACGGCTCCAGATTTTTATTGGCGGTCTGGATTAAGTTCTCATAAACCGAGACCGGGATATTGTTGTTGTCTAAGGAAGCTTCCAGACTGGAATTATATTTTCGAGCTCGGGCGAAAAATATATCCTTATTGAGCTGAGTCGTCAAGTTTGCTCCCAGGCTGTTCAGATAGCTCAGGTAAGTGGTATTATAGGCAACGCTGGCATCCCTTCTGACTCTCCTATCTGTTGACTCCAGGAACTTGGAGTAGCGCTCCTTGGTAAGCTGAACTTCCTCTCCCTTCTCGTCTTTTATCGAAGGGTATTTTATGTCCGCATCATCTATCATCGTAAAGATTTTCAAAGGGCCTGCTGCCAGGTCCCCGGCTAAGGCTAAAATCCTTTCTTCCGGGGGAGAGAGGATATGAGCCTTGGTTCGCAGAAGATTATCAAAATAGAACTGATATGTTCTCAACCCTTTTTCTGACTTAATAAAATCATTGATTTTCTGATCAGGAATTGCTAAAATCTCCGGCTGGAAAAAAGAGGCGGCTTCAGCTATCTGGGTCCCCAGAGAAGATATCCTGTCAGCCATCTGCTGGGAAGTCGAATTTCGGGTATCCTCATCTAACTTCAGGTTGGCGCAAACGTAAAGCCGGTCCAGTTTATTAGACAGGGTATCGTTTAATTCCAG
This genomic interval from Candidatus Zixiibacteriota bacterium contains the following:
- the pepF gene encoding oligoendopeptidase F; translated protein: MKNLFRCRTGLFIFLFLSLSFTAVFAQTKAIPQRSDIPEKYKWKLEDIYPTTEDWENDFSKLKEFIPQISACKGHLADSGKKLLGCLELNDTLSNKLDRLYVCANLKLDEDTRNSTSQQMADRISSLGTQIAEAASFFQPEILAIPDQKINDFIKSEKGLRTYQFYFDNLLRTKAHILSPPEERILALAGDLAAGPLKIFTMIDDADIKYPSIKDEKGEEVQLTKERYSKFLESTDRRVRRDASVAYNTTYLSYLNSLGANLTTQLNKDIFFARARKYNSSLEASLDNNNIPVSVYENLIQTANKNLEPLHRFVALKKKYLKYDTLYSYDLYVPLVPEAKMEIPYDSALKLVQTGLAPLGKEYIRDLKTGLSSGWVDVFETEGKNSGGYSWGAYSTHPYVLMNYNNTLENMFTLAHEMGHSLHRYYTNQNEPYIYAGHTTFTAEVASTTNEALLMQYLINALQDKNQKLYLLEYYIQQIIGTFYFQTLLAEFEKMAHEKMEKGEALSPKVIRAAYRDLMEKYWGPEVYRDSISDLGALRIYHFYRNFYVYQYATSYAAVTYLSTEILKGNQDALARYYTFLKTGSSDYPINVLKKAGVDMTSSEPIDKTVELFNNLVNQFEKLLLE